One Candidatus Angelobacter sp. genomic region harbors:
- a CDS encoding NADH-quinone oxidoreductase subunit J translates to MTQEILFYVFAFLTLLCGALVVANPFSRNPVTSAMFLVLTIVSMAGLFVLLHAFFLAAVQILVYAGAVMVLFLFVIMLLDLKAEQRRKFNKFGIATGLVSVGAITAIFIRAIAGSGSAARTISPTVEGSTPALGRMLFTEYLLPFEILSVLLLVAMVGVILLSKKDLK, encoded by the coding sequence ATGACGCAAGAGATTTTATTTTATGTCTTCGCGTTCCTGACGCTGCTGTGCGGCGCGCTGGTGGTGGCCAATCCCTTCAGCCGGAATCCGGTCACGAGCGCGATGTTTCTCGTGCTGACCATCGTTTCCATGGCCGGGTTGTTCGTGCTCCTGCACGCCTTCTTCCTCGCGGCGGTGCAAATCCTCGTTTATGCCGGCGCGGTAATGGTGCTCTTCCTCTTCGTCATCATGCTCCTTGATCTGAAAGCGGAGCAGCGGCGCAAGTTCAACAAATTCGGCATTGCCACCGGACTGGTCTCTGTCGGTGCCATCACCGCCATTTTCATCCGGGCCATCGCCGGTTCCGGTTCCGCCGCCCGCACGATCTCGCCAACCGTTGAAGGCTCGACGCCGGCGCTTGGCCGCATGTTGTTCACCGAGTATTTGCTCCCGTTTGAAATCCTTTCCGTGCTGCTGCTGGTCGCGATGGTGGGTGTGATTTTGTTGAGCAAGAAAGACCTGAAATGA
- the nuoK gene encoding NADH-quinone oxidoreductase subunit NuoK: MSVGLEHYLVVSVLLFCLGLLGVIMRRNLLIIYMSLELMLNAANLALVAFSRFNDRLNGQVMVFFIITVAAAEVAVGLALIVALYRKRQTAHVEDLTTMKL, encoded by the coding sequence ATGAGCGTCGGCCTCGAACATTACCTGGTCGTCAGCGTGTTGCTCTTCTGCCTCGGTTTGCTGGGCGTCATCATGCGGCGCAATCTGCTGATAATTTACATGTCGCTGGAACTGATGCTCAACGCGGCGAACCTTGCGCTGGTGGCGTTCTCCCGCTTCAACGACAGGCTCAACGGACAGGTGATGGTCTTCTTCATCATCACCGTTGCGGCAGCGGAAGTGGCGGTCGGCCTGGCGCTGATCGTCGCGCTTTATCGCAAGCGCCAGACCGCGCACGTGGAGGACCTGACCACGATGAAGCTCTGA
- the nuoH gene encoding NADH-quinone oxidoreductase subunit NuoH, translating to MDWNFILFSLIKIVCVIGAVLTMFAYSVLAERKISAFIQDRVGPNRVALPLVGSVPVIGPFLTRIGFWQPIADGLKALLKEDFTPSYVRKAYFWLAPAIALIPAFLTVAVIPFGSNLGHQRMVIADLNVGILYTFGIVSLGVYGIVLAGYAANSKYPFLGGIRSSAQMISYEIAMGMSVIPLFLLVGNLNLGQVIEYQARHGWLILYAPLSFFIFLVSAFAETNRLPFDLPECETELVAGYNTEYSSMKFALFFMGEYANMVAGSAMMVTLFFGGWTLPFAGMDQPAATVLMGLVHIGIFVGKVLVLMVVFIWVRWMLPRFRYDQLMDLGWRRFIPLALANILVTAFVLWWRSGS from the coding sequence ATGGACTGGAACTTTATCCTCTTCAGTTTGATCAAGATCGTCTGCGTGATCGGCGCGGTGCTGACGATGTTTGCCTACTCGGTCCTGGCGGAGCGCAAGATTTCGGCGTTCATTCAGGACCGCGTCGGTCCGAATCGCGTCGCCCTGCCGCTGGTCGGAAGCGTGCCCGTGATCGGTCCGTTTCTGACAAGGATCGGTTTCTGGCAGCCGATCGCCGACGGTTTGAAGGCCTTGCTCAAGGAGGACTTCACGCCCTCCTATGTGCGCAAGGCTTACTTCTGGCTCGCGCCCGCGATTGCTCTCATCCCGGCGTTTCTCACGGTGGCGGTGATTCCGTTCGGCTCGAATCTCGGTCATCAACGCATGGTCATCGCCGACCTGAATGTGGGCATCCTTTACACGTTCGGCATCGTGTCGCTGGGTGTGTATGGCATCGTGCTGGCGGGTTATGCGGCGAACTCGAAGTATCCGTTTCTCGGCGGCATCCGCTCGAGCGCGCAGATGATTTCGTATGAAATCGCGATGGGCATGAGCGTCATTCCCCTGTTCCTGCTGGTCGGCAATCTGAACCTGGGCCAGGTAATCGAATATCAGGCCCGGCACGGCTGGTTGATTCTTTATGCGCCGCTGTCGTTCTTCATTTTCCTGGTGTCGGCGTTTGCCGAAACCAACCGATTGCCGTTCGACCTGCCGGAATGCGAGACCGAACTGGTCGCGGGTTATAACACCGAATACAGCTCGATGAAATTCGCGCTCTTTTTCATGGGCGAATACGCAAACATGGTCGCCGGCTCGGCGATGATGGTGACGTTGTTTTTCGGCGGCTGGACGCTGCCGTTCGCCGGAATGGATCAACCGGCGGCCACGGTCCTGATGGGGCTGGTTCACATCGGCATTTTCGTCGGAAAAGTTCTGGTTCTCATGGTGGTGTTCATCTGGGTGCGCTGGATGTTGCCGCGCTTCCGGTATGACCAGTTGATGGACCTGGGCTGGCGCCGGTTCATTCCGCTCGCGCTGGCGAACATTCTCGTGACGGCGTTCGTGCTGTGGTGGAGAAGCGGAAGTTAA
- a CDS encoding NADH-quinone oxidoreductase subunit I has translation MIVQRKQLTLWERLYLPAIIAGLKVTLRHFFKKKVTMEYPEEKWVVPEGYRGAPYLVRDQEGNTKCVSCQLCEFVCPPKAIRIIPPGPDGPPADRPNAEKIPLEFEINMLRCIFCGYCQEVCPEEAIFLMKDYSLTGTSREEMIYNKEKLLELGGEHRGIQKWKQKLEEAKAQATFPGEV, from the coding sequence ATGATTGTTCAACGCAAACAACTGACCTTGTGGGAGCGGCTTTACCTGCCGGCGATCATCGCCGGGCTCAAGGTCACGCTGCGTCATTTCTTCAAAAAGAAAGTGACGATGGAGTATCCCGAGGAGAAATGGGTCGTGCCCGAAGGTTATCGCGGCGCGCCCTATCTCGTGCGGGATCAGGAAGGCAACACCAAATGCGTCTCCTGCCAGCTTTGCGAGTTCGTCTGCCCGCCCAAGGCTATCCGGATTATTCCTCCCGGACCGGACGGCCCGCCCGCCGACCGCCCGAACGCGGAAAAGATCCCGCTCGAATTCGAGATCAACATGCTCCGCTGCATCTTTTGCGGCTATTGCCAGGAGGTGTGCCCCGAGGAGGCGATCTTCCTGATGAAGGACTACTCGCTCACCGGCACGAGTCGCGAGGAGATGATCTATAACAAAGAGAAACTGCTCGAGCTTGGCGGCGAGCACCGTGGCATTCAGAAGTGGAAACAGAAACTCGAAGAGGCGAAGGCGCAGGCAACCTTTCCGGGGGAGGTTTAG